ctctgatgttgtacttgatttttttcaagttttaaaaagaaggaacaTACGCTAATTTGACTGTAAACGCCGTAGACCGTAAATGTAAAACAGGCTTCCGGTGTGAGCCAGGCGAGACTGCGTTCAGGAAAAATGTGGATATGAtgcttgtatttttattatgctgggttttttgtgtactttttttttgtaacaaacaACATTAAACAGCCTGTAATATTGAACAAGCGGGAAACTGAAATAATGAGATGCACTGCAGGAGCAGAAGATGTCCGTGTGCGAACACAGACAACGATGTAGTTCGAGTAGACAAAACGACCAAAATGCCCATCCCTTGTACCCATCACTTTTCCTTGGCGATtggctcttatattttatgacatCATAAGATTGTGCTTGTAGTGAAatctccaccctgaaacacattaaatatgtttatactgCAATATCTATGATGTGCTTAGTGATTCTGCCGTTATTTGCGTTAACTCCTCTGAGAAGTTAGAAGTTACAGAGGGACATTGCTGATGCAGTTTATTaggagtaaaacatttttttttttaattaaatagaaCAATAGCAAACATAAGGGATAACGAtcgaaacaaaaaaacaacaaacaaaacgttGGACTTAAAGTTCCACAATGCAGTGCAGCTCTGGATTACAACAGAGACGGGCTGGTTAACGATCTGATCCGCGATGATCAGCTCGATTATTAACAACAAAGCTGGTtagaggtgagagagctgggcagaataaaggactaaagctctgctgcatcactctctttaagTCCCACTGGCACCACTGTCAGCGGGTAATTGAATGGcactgtgggtaatgtaggGCACTATTAGCTAAGGTGAAAATAGAACTACAGCTAGAACGTCCAGGACtgtcaactcagaatttcattgcaaaataaatatttgactaCATTTTATATCAAATGCCAGTTTTAGAGATAAATATGCAGGTTGTTTAGGGTGGATTTTGAAGTGTATGAGCTCTGTCCAAATCGAGTTTCATTcaatcgtgttttttttttcttttgttttaatctgttgTAGGTAGAGAGTACACCATTCCCTCACCTTTACACAGATTTCTAGCTGAAATGGTGGATTTCTTCATCCTCTTCTGTGTTAAAGCGACAATAGTTTTGTGGATAATGCACCTAAGTGGGATGAAGTAAGTCTCAAAACAAGACTCGGTGACACTGATGCACAAACGATCTTCATTTTGTCCTAATCATGTGAAAGTCTGTCCATTCGTGTGAGTTTGAGTTGTTTTGCTCTCCGCCCACCACAGGGACATTTCTAAAGTCATCATGCAGTTTGTAGTGGAGGAGATCGATGAGAACACGTCTCTGGAGGACCTGCagaagatgatggtggtggCTCTGGTGTACAGGGTTTTAGTTTGTTTCTATGAGGTCAGTGAATGTTTTCTGCCCCGGTGTTGTGAACAGAGCTCGAGAGCGAGGtttcagaagtaaaaaaaaaaaaatgcagttcatTTTCGCTATCGGGAATTTTAAGTCTACAAAAACGATTTTAATCTGACGGAAGCTGTAAATCAGTATTTCAGCAATTTTTGAAAAACTAGCATTTCACTGCCACCAATCAGAGATAGGGCCTGTGAAATGATGCCACGCCTTCTTTTTGGCACTGTGGAAGTGGTCTGCCATTGTTGTTGACATGATCATTTATTTCTGCGTCTCAAGTTGCCtactatccgtcctaaatagtatccatGATTTGGATTAGTGTAtcccaaatcgtagtatgttgaGATGAGTATCCCAGAGGTACcgggatggtctactatttcctgTGTAGATGTTAAAAGTGTGgctccgtggacactttttaagctaatattgcccacaacttTTTGCgcgagggaggaggagttttgtgacagtTTGCTTTGCAAAAGAGGTGAGAGTAAGGATAAGTTGAATTCtaaagtataaattatataaagaataatgaatgaagaaaagctgaaatgcaacgaggagtttgtttacggtaactgtgcgtaactaggcaacgtTTTCTTCAGTATTGGAATTGAACTTTGTCGGCGGATGATTACATAGAACGAGTTCATAAGGGCCCAAGATTGCATAAAAACACGTATTGAGAAAGAGCTAATGTGTATTAAAGCCGTGGTCCTTATACCAGTGCCCGACCCCGTctacacgatatactgattcaccacctctgcagctgattgagacgcaccaaGAAAGAAATATTTCTGTACGACACTTTATACACTTTTTATAATCATATTCGCTAAAGAACGTTTGTGTTTACACTGTCTAATGCTGCGTCTGTCTAATATACAGCTCTTTAGACCAATATTCCTTCTTTgcacttgttgttttttttcttttttctgcagATTATCTGTATTTGGGGAGCAGGAGGTGCCACACCTGGGAAATTCCTACTTGGATTGCGTGTCGTCACCTGCGACTCTACGGTTTTGGTACGACCCAACCGTGTCCTCGTGGTACCAGCATCTAATGTCACCTTATCAGCGTGAGTAACATCCTCAGAGTTCCTGCTGATTTGTCGAAAACGTGCTAATACCAATATGTAATTTGTTCTTCGCTTGTTTTCTCCTCCAGATCCACCGTACGGGCCTTGAATAAGAACCTATCCATTGCGTTCCTCTTTCCGGTCTTCATCACTCTGCTCTTCTTCCAGCACAACAGGACTGTGTATGACATTGTGGCAGGAACCATCGTGGTCCGGCGTAGGGGGGCGAGATGACCGGTTCAAAGAGTGATTCAATGTACTGTAAAATAGTATTACTGAAGCCTAAAGGTTATAGCCATAGAAGTTcagacctgttttttttttgtttgtttgtttaattgtaaTAAATATGCTTAATTTATTCGATTACAGGATCGTTAGACGCATTTTAGTTGGTAAACAACGCGTTGTTTGTTAATACACTCCAACCAAAAATCTGAAACGTAACCACTGATACATCAATCGTAAAGATGCCTACTCATCTCATTTGACTCATTTTACATGTCCTCATGTACTGGCCTCTAAGAATACTTGAGATTACAGCTGCTTCTAGTTTGGGGTTTGTAGATTTTCTGGACTTGTAGATTTACAAGCTGCCTTACTCGATTATGTACATTTAAGTCAGAGACCCGTGGCCCACAGAACAACTGATTGGATAACGTGTAATTCTACGAACGTTTTACAAATCAGCATTACAGCGAAGAGCATGAATTACTCCAGCGAGAGGCACTGCGATACCCAGTCTTACATTTCTGAGCGCGTACACATGATGAAGAGGTACGGCATGAGGCAGGACTTGAAAATGAGCAGGAAGCTTTTTAATAATCTGCACATAGTCTCTAAACAAACTGAGACGGGTAACAAAGTACACACCTCATGTGTGCAGTAGGATATAATATTACATGTTGGCTAGTGTTAGCTTTGAATGACGGGGCAGGTCTCTTTAGAATCTTTTGTGTTGATTTCTCAGGGTACTTCTGATGGTATCTGCAGTAAACAGCTGTATTAACCCGCTGTTTTCATGTGTTGCAGATGTGCCTCGAGTAACCACTTGTGTTATTGTGACTGAaccaatttcatttcatttggtgCTGTTGTTTGTTGTAGTGACccattaccccccccccccccttcagatTTTCTTAGGAAACTGCGAATAACACACACCACCTTCAGCTTTTACCTTGTGTATTATATGAGAAGATCTAAAATCACGGGTGGACAAATGCTATGTTTATTAATGAGCCCACCAGGCAAGTAAAAGCTCCGGCATGCTGCCCAGCCCATGTTTTGGTTAGTAGCTAATGCCATGTAATAAAGTACGCCCAGCTAAGTACATTAATACAGACTGTATGAATCCCTGGGGCGTGCACGACTGTACTAGCTTTCCACATTGTATCTGCAACCCGGTCAGAAGGTCACTGGTGAAAGTTGGAGCTGTAGGGATCTCTCATTGCATTGCAAGACAGTCCATTTTTCTGGATTTAGctggttttatattttattttttacaaaatttgtgatgaaatttgcagagtgtttttgcggaaaactacttgaatcggtGAAACTGCAATTAACAAGGAATTTTGTTTCACACGGCCTTTCgtagcgatgtttgttggtaattgagaccttttagctgtaatcacgtgaatcgaagagggctttgactgaatgcgtgttgtgatgatgtcaggTGACGCATCTTGGTCCAAAtgtgtggaaaatctgctgtaattttgaaaaattgcaaactcctctgAATATCGCAGAGTTTGCTtggttttgtgttcatttctgtgaccGCAAAGCCGCAACATTTCGGAGGGATTGGCAAGATAGTGTTCTAGTCTGGATAGCATCTTTAGTTCCTCTCGTGCTCATGTTTGATTAACCTCAAGGCGACGGTGTGCAGTAAGGTATTATGTCACATTGTCAGGCACGTTTAAGTTTAACTATATTATGATTCGTAAAGTCAGTGGGAAGTAAggtttattctctttctttggTTGCTGAACCTAATTTTCcaagttcaaaacaaaacaaaggcccGGACAAACACGAATGTGTTTGTCATGGGCACCCAGGCTACTGATTCGTCCAAAAAATGTATACTGTAGTCTGCTGCTGTTCTTCAGATGGAAAGATATCTTATTCTGGGatacattattttttcccctcatcatTTTTCCTGTTTTGCTGAATCCTACCTCTGCACTATGACAAGCTAGAAGATGTCACTCGAGTGCTACACAACTAATAATTGTTTACTCACGGCTACTCCCATTATCGCAGCGCATCAGTGTAATGCTTATTGAGTAATTGTAGTGCCTAAATATTGACTGGTGCAAACATGACAATCTAAAATGGTGTAATCTGccaaaacaacattaaatggtaGAGTTATACTggaatactctttttttttttttaaaagagaaccccccccccccccccccaacacacacacacgcacacaccagtTGTAGTGTGATAggaaaattttacattttaatattgtaGGCTTCACATTAACAAATTGTCCATCTGAGATGTCTGTTAGGATTCCACTCTCGCCGCGAGGTTCTCATTAGTGATATCCAGAGCCGGACTTTACGGACTACAGCTGTTATGAGTTGCACTGCAGTCAGGGAGTTTGgaggctaaaaaaaaatgtctgcccAGCGTTTATCCTGTGTGTAGCATTTTTCTCCGGAATGTTCCACTCTGTTAAGGCCGTCAGTGTCTGGAAGGCATTACTATGATACTACGTGTATATAAGGAATTAAAAATAATGCTCACTGGTGGCTGCTGATTAAACTCGTCACAATGCCCTATTGCCCATaatactgttgtttttgtttactttgtgtTTTATGATGACTGAATGagagaatttaaaatgttatgtaaAAACCCATGTACagttgtgatttttaaaagatttatttgtgtgaatataaactcctgtgtttatttcaagcttgaataTACAGCCTGGCATTACAAGCAATATCCTGAGAGTATAATGATGATAAAATGCTGGtgtcctgtttttatttgttgttgctgtgtgttttagttgtttttcttttctttcttttttttttttttaaagattggtTTAATTTTAAGGACATTTCATTGAattgtttaataatatatttttatttattatagacgTTTTATATATCAGTGTCCATATTATAATTCTTTTTAGCAGgacaggggtgtcaaactcttTTTATGTATCAGGCCACACTTAGTCAgacgggggggaggggggggggatcaaTTGAGTGACGGATAACACAATCAGCAAGTCCTCTTAAAGGTGTTGATTTTTATCAACTCTTATCTTAATGTTACATTCTGAATGCGcaaatggattttttatttttttttaaatcatcaacaaaattatttacaaacattacaaaatgtagattttgtgattgcataagtattctcCCTTGTTGCTGTGAAACCCATACTTTAGTTATTTTGGAAAGAGACATGCTTACAGCATCAACTTTTTCGCTTGCTAATCAAGAATTATAtcattagcacattttgtcagGAGATGAGTTTATTGCTATTTTGCTTCCTAGTGGAATAACGAATTGATTTAGATGAAATTTAGTACACAGACTCTTCATTTGCTGGATTGGATTCATTTGCTGGATTAGATTATAACCTTCATCAGGCCACATGTTTACTTTTCAGAAAAGCTTCCAGGAAGCACATCTTTATGAAGCTAGAACCCTTAACCTTCCACCAAACCCTTGAGGAACTCTTTCTAACAGTAGGCTAGAACACCTGGATGCTAGTCCAAGAGGCAGAGCTTTCTGAACTGACAGGTGAGTAAAGACACCTTCTTGTCCCCGATTGGATAATTTTAGGACACGGTAGCATTTTAGTATCGAAGGTGATGAATCGTTGAGAAAGGTCAGTTTTAAAAGTTTCtgattttattaaagaataagaGCTTTTCCCCCTCAGcataggtaaaaaaaataaataaataaaaaattgacaTGTTTCATGAATTTACTGTCCTGCAAACcaggaggtgttgatttatAAATGCTGAATGGATTTAGTTTGACGTCCAGTAGAGGGAGGTATTTGCGCACACGTAAAAAGTGTTACTGTTTAAATTTGGGTCTACAGCATAGAGACAgccccaaaacaaaaaaagtaaaataagtcATTACATATTATGGCTAATCATAGACGATTACCCCCCAGAAAACTTGCACTAGCGTATACATCAACACAAGCATGCAGTCTATCCTGTGTCATGGTTGCAAacatacagtggaggaaataagtattgaacacatcaacatttttttttcagtaaatatatttccagtgaggctattcacagAAAATTCTCACCAGACTTTGGTGTTAACTCgagaaattcacacacacaatgaaatccaaacattaaagtccataaataaagttctgtgtaataaagtggaatgacgcaggaaaaaaagtattgaacacactaactaaaatttatttaatacttagcgGGGAAGCGTgcgtttgtaatgacagcttcaagacacttcctgtatgaagaaatgaatgggccgcagtattcaggtgtgattatggcccattcttctaaacatattgtctttaaatcttgttcaattggattcgagtcaggtgattgactcaTGATTGGAAATATatctactgaaaaaaatgttgaggtgttcaatacttatttccccgaCTGGAACAACCGTAGCATTGTACATTCATGTTCTGTAATGTTTATGTGACGTAATAGGGAATATAATGAATTCTATGTTGGGATGCATTATGCCATCGCGTCGCAGATTATTACACAAAATTATTAcacaaaaaatcacaaaattggGAACTGTAAGGAGAATTTTGAAACGTTCACTGTTATAGATCGGTGAGTAAAACCTTTAACCAATTAAATGTTTGGCTCGACCAGCAGCATGCCATTATGCTGACGACATCACagttaaagtttaaaaaataatcacaacCATACTCTTTAGGTGTACACAACCCACAAACTTCACTCACATGTCTTCTTCAT
The sequence above is drawn from the Ictalurus furcatus strain D&B chromosome 24, Billie_1.0, whole genome shotgun sequence genome and encodes:
- the fam8a1a gene encoding protein FAM8A1 — encoded protein: MATVKNEVERRRKTDVKGLNGHVDVSRTEYCNKLREWMWHYYCGYASWQSWMCMSALPLSPPWFPLQPGSQEANIPPYPPAPTSADISNWYIQLTSPPQTNASAAPQAGNSSTSTPPAQANGNPVQQAGREYTIPSPLHRFLAEMVDFFILFCVKATIVLWIMHLSGMKDISKVIMQFVVEEIDENTSLEDLQKMMVVALVYRVLVCFYEIICIWGAGGATPGKFLLGLRVVTCDSTVLVRPNRVLVVPASNVTLSASTVRALNKNLSIAFLFPVFITLLFFQHNRTVYDIVAGTIVVRRRGAR